In the genome of Halapricum salinum, one region contains:
- a CDS encoding YybH family protein, whose product MSDDQASSASETVEAYYQALRNGDPLGPFFAEEPEMVKVGISETLVGHDAIVEGLADQTATTTDWTVESRDRHVTEREDFAWYHDDVSLGWRDTASGRNYDFETRWSGSLRADDDWQFVTLHVSTAGDLD is encoded by the coding sequence ATGAGCGACGATCAGGCCTCTTCTGCCAGCGAAACCGTCGAGGCCTACTATCAGGCCCTCCGCAACGGCGATCCGCTCGGACCCTTCTTCGCTGAGGAACCAGAAATGGTGAAGGTCGGTATCTCCGAGACACTCGTGGGACACGACGCCATCGTCGAGGGACTGGCCGACCAGACCGCGACGACGACCGACTGGACAGTCGAGAGCCGCGACCGGCACGTGACCGAACGTGAGGACTTCGCGTGGTATCACGACGACGTCAGCCTGGGCTGGCGTGACACCGCATCGGGCCGCAACTACGACTTCGAGACACGCTGGAGTGGCTCACTCAGAGCCGACGACGACTGGCAGTTCGTCACGCTGCACGTCAGCACCGCGGGGGATCTCGACTGA
- the pan1 gene encoding proteasome-activating nucleotidase Pan1 yields the protein MTDTVDNVDLPYDEDASQQEKIEALQERLEVLETQNEEMRDKLLDANAENNKYQQKLERLTHENKKLKQSPLFIATVQEITSEGVIIKQHGNNQEALTEVTDEMREGLEPDARVAVNNSLSIVKALDDETDVRARVMQVDQSPDVGYEDIGGIHEQIEEVRETVEMPLKNPDMFVDVGIDPPSGVLLHGPPGTGKTMMAKAVANQTDATFIKMAGSELVHKFIGEGAKLVRDLFDLARQHEPAVIFIDEIDAIAAKRTESKTSGDAEVQRTMMQLLSEMDGFEDRGEIRIIAATNRFDMLDRAILRPGRFDRLIEVPKPDQEGREQIFQIHTRDMNLAETVDFASLSEQTTEASGADIKAICTEAGMFAIRDDRTEVVEQDFYDAWEKIQQEEEDGEDVSRTFH from the coding sequence ATGACGGATACCGTGGACAACGTCGATCTTCCCTACGACGAGGACGCCTCCCAGCAGGAGAAGATCGAAGCCCTGCAGGAGCGTCTGGAGGTCCTGGAGACCCAGAACGAGGAGATGCGGGACAAGCTCCTCGACGCCAACGCCGAGAACAACAAGTACCAGCAGAAGCTCGAACGGCTCACCCACGAGAACAAGAAACTCAAGCAGTCGCCGCTGTTTATCGCTACCGTCCAGGAGATCACCAGCGAGGGCGTGATCATCAAACAGCACGGCAACAACCAGGAAGCGCTGACCGAGGTCACCGACGAGATGCGCGAGGGCCTGGAGCCGGACGCCCGCGTCGCGGTCAACAACTCGCTGTCTATCGTCAAGGCGCTCGACGACGAGACGGACGTCCGCGCTCGCGTGATGCAGGTCGACCAGAGCCCTGACGTCGGCTACGAAGACATCGGCGGCATCCACGAGCAGATCGAGGAAGTCCGCGAAACCGTCGAGATGCCCCTCAAAAATCCCGACATGTTCGTCGACGTCGGGATCGACCCGCCGAGCGGCGTCCTGTTGCACGGCCCGCCCGGCACCGGCAAGACGATGATGGCCAAGGCCGTCGCCAACCAGACCGACGCCACCTTCATCAAGATGGCCGGCTCCGAGTTGGTCCACAAGTTCATCGGCGAGGGCGCGAAACTGGTGCGGGATCTGTTCGATCTGGCCCGCCAGCACGAACCCGCGGTCATCTTCATCGACGAGATCGACGCGATCGCCGCCAAGCGAACCGAATCGAAGACTTCCGGCGACGCCGAAGTCCAGCGGACGATGATGCAGCTCCTCTCGGAGATGGACGGCTTCGAGGACCGCGGCGAGATCCGGATCATCGCCGCCACCAACCGCTTCGACATGCTCGACCGCGCCATCCTTCGCCCGGGTCGCTTCGACCGCCTCATCGAGGTGCCCAAGCCCGACCAGGAAGGCCGCGAGCAGATCTTCCAGATCCACACCCGCGACATGAACCTCGCCGAGACCGTGGACTTCGCCTCGCTGTCCGAGCAGACCACGGAAGCGTCAGGTGCCGACATCAAGGCCATCTGTACCGAGGCCGGGATGTTCGCCATCCGCGACGACCGCACGGAGGTCGTCGAACAGGACTTCTACGACGCCTGGGAGAAGATTCAGCAGGAAGAAGAAGACGGCGAAGACGTCTCTCGGACCTTCCACTGA
- a CDS encoding MarR family transcriptional regulator, with protein sequence MSATETASTEVPNESGWDAVAELPPSAKLVAKVLEYNEQLTQSQLAEETLLPSRTVRYALNRLEEVGVVDSRFSFTDARKRVYTLSIE encoded by the coding sequence ATGAGTGCAACCGAGACTGCATCTACGGAGGTACCGAACGAGAGCGGCTGGGACGCGGTGGCGGAGCTGCCGCCGAGTGCCAAGCTCGTCGCGAAGGTGTTGGAGTACAACGAGCAACTTACCCAGAGTCAGCTGGCCGAGGAGACGCTGTTACCATCGCGAACGGTTCGCTACGCGCTGAATAGGCTCGAAGAGGTCGGGGTCGTCGATTCCCGGTTCTCGTTCACGGACGCCCGAAAGCGCGTCTATACGTTGTCGATAGAGTGA
- the mre11 gene encoding DNA double-strand break repair protein Mre11 yields MTRVIHTGDTHLGYQQYHEPARREDFLDAFRQVIDDAVAETVDAVVHAGDLFHDRKPGLRDIMGTLDVLRTLEDADIPFLAIVGNHETKRDAQWLDLFESLGLASRLGSSPVTIGNTAFYGLDFVPRSQREDLDYDFQAHDTDHAALVAHGLFQPFDHGDWDAEVVLSEASVDFDAMLLGDDHEPKRTQTEGAWVTYCGSTERASASERDDRGYNLVTFDGEVDIRRRGLPTREFVFVDVDLGDGEGYQRVRERIEQHDLDGAVVIVAIDGGGDPITPAELETVALDGGALVARVNDRREIETTQDVSVSFADPDDAVRERIRELGLSPAARDLDETIRASKVADSKVADTVEQRVADIVDDADDGAFESASDEDESTASPNADGDGQATMEEYL; encoded by the coding sequence ATGACGCGAGTTATCCACACCGGGGATACACATCTGGGCTATCAACAGTATCACGAGCCCGCCCGGCGCGAGGATTTTCTCGACGCGTTTCGGCAGGTGATCGACGACGCCGTCGCCGAGACTGTCGACGCCGTGGTCCACGCCGGCGACCTCTTTCACGACCGTAAACCGGGTCTCCGAGACATCATGGGGACCCTGGACGTGTTGCGGACGCTCGAGGACGCCGACATACCCTTTCTGGCGATCGTCGGCAACCACGAGACCAAGCGCGACGCCCAGTGGCTGGATCTGTTCGAGTCGCTCGGGCTGGCGTCGCGGCTCGGCTCCTCGCCCGTGACGATCGGAAACACGGCCTTCTACGGCCTGGACTTCGTCCCGCGATCCCAGCGTGAGGATCTCGACTACGACTTCCAAGCCCACGACACCGACCACGCCGCACTGGTCGCCCACGGGCTCTTCCAGCCGTTCGACCACGGCGACTGGGACGCCGAGGTCGTCCTCTCGGAGGCGTCGGTCGACTTCGACGCCATGTTGCTCGGCGACGACCACGAGCCAAAGCGGACGCAGACAGAGGGCGCGTGGGTGACTTACTGCGGATCGACCGAGCGCGCGAGCGCCTCCGAGCGCGATGATCGAGGATACAACCTCGTCACGTTCGATGGCGAGGTGGACATCCGACGTCGCGGGCTCCCCACGCGGGAGTTCGTCTTCGTCGACGTCGACCTCGGCGATGGTGAGGGCTACCAGCGCGTCCGTGAACGGATCGAACAGCACGACCTCGACGGTGCAGTCGTCATCGTCGCCATCGACGGCGGCGGCGACCCGATCACGCCCGCCGAACTGGAGACGGTCGCGCTCGACGGCGGCGCACTCGTCGCGCGAGTCAACGACCGCCGGGAAATCGAGACGACCCAGGACGTCTCGGTCAGTTTCGCCGATCCGGACGACGCCGTCCGTGAGCGGATTCGAGAGCTAGGATTGAGTCCCGCGGCCCGGGACCTCGACGAGACGATACGGGCGAGCAAAGTCGCGGATTCGAAGGTCGCCGACACGGTCGAGCAGCGCGTCGCCGATATCGTCGACGACGCCGACGACGGGGCATTCGAGAGCGCGAGCGACGAGGACGAGTCAACCGCCTCGCCGAACGCGGACGGCGACGGACAGGCGACCATGGAGGAGTACCTGTGA
- the rad50 gene encoding DNA double-strand break repair ATPase Rad50, whose amino-acid sequence MRFTRVRLKNFKCYGDADLRLDSGVTVIHGVNGSGKSSLLEACFFALYGARALDATLDDVVTTGADETIVELWFTHAGGDYHLKRRLRATGERPTTAECVLDAPGATYEGAQDVRAHVTELLRMDDDAFVNCAYVRQGEVNKLINATPSERQDMLDDLLQLGKLEEYRQRASDARVGVGRVRDDKQGALSQVAAQIEAKEDQNLHATLNDLQTELSDAESDIERYEDQRETAAQTLEDAESILEEYEEKRAELDEIESEIESLQETIAETERKRERLGDQISEHRDTISECESTIAEALSDSELETDSGQDAVVTRIETLESKDDQLRDELEEHRLEASEHASEAENHHERAESLEQQAEEKRERLSELEAEIEKTESRLEERREKVESLTKAVESQRERFEEAPIDPGAADVHCEEVAGELDSVREELAELSATIEQKRDSISEAESLLEAGKCPECGQDVAGAPHVESIEDDREELAELEAEHEELVDRRETLETSLERAEELVEAESEIERLTEQRDTVSQLIDEKAEDVERKRERVAELEANIERLETDAEEAREAAAEAEAEAAACRESIGEVNEKRGEIKDRRQRLERALDALEATADAEAEIERLRERRADLADTNDERRQRLADKRERKADLAGAVDESQIESAREEKDRAADYIEQVDGKLEELRERRDTLQSRIGGVNREIEELEELREQHGELQATVERLDSLYEETEELERMYGTLRAELRQRNVETLERMLNDTFELIYQNASYARIELDGDYELTIFQKNGDALDPEQLSGGERALFNLSLRCAIYRLLAEGIDGAAPMPPLVLDEPTVFLDSGHVSQLVALVERMRELGVEQIIVVSHDEELIGAADDLVHVEKDPTTNRSRVDRMDAAALVEPT is encoded by the coding sequence ATGAGGTTCACACGCGTCCGCCTGAAGAACTTCAAGTGCTACGGCGACGCAGACCTCCGGCTCGACTCCGGTGTGACGGTCATCCACGGCGTCAACGGCAGCGGCAAGTCCTCGCTGCTGGAGGCGTGTTTCTTTGCGCTGTATGGGGCACGAGCCCTCGACGCGACACTCGACGATGTCGTCACGACGGGGGCCGACGAGACGATCGTCGAACTGTGGTTCACGCACGCGGGCGGCGACTATCACCTCAAGCGCCGGCTCCGCGCGACTGGTGAGCGCCCGACGACCGCCGAGTGTGTGCTCGACGCGCCTGGCGCGACCTACGAGGGTGCTCAAGATGTCCGCGCACACGTGACCGAACTGCTCCGGATGGACGACGACGCGTTCGTCAACTGCGCGTACGTCCGTCAGGGCGAGGTCAACAAGCTCATCAACGCGACCCCGAGCGAGCGCCAGGACATGCTCGACGACCTCCTGCAACTGGGGAAACTGGAGGAGTACCGCCAGCGAGCCAGCGACGCGCGCGTAGGAGTCGGCCGCGTCCGCGACGACAAGCAGGGCGCCCTCTCACAGGTCGCAGCCCAGATCGAAGCCAAGGAAGACCAGAATCTGCACGCGACGCTGAACGACCTGCAGACCGAACTCTCCGACGCCGAGAGCGACATCGAGCGGTATGAAGACCAGCGCGAGACGGCCGCACAGACGCTCGAAGACGCCGAATCGATCCTCGAAGAGTACGAGGAGAAACGCGCGGAGTTAGACGAGATCGAGTCCGAGATCGAGTCGCTCCAGGAGACGATCGCCGAGACCGAGCGCAAACGAGAGCGCCTCGGCGACCAGATCAGCGAGCACCGTGACACGATCTCAGAGTGCGAGTCGACGATCGCGGAGGCACTTTCGGACTCGGAACTCGAGACTGATAGCGGCCAGGACGCCGTCGTGACGCGGATCGAGACGCTCGAATCGAAGGACGACCAGCTTCGTGACGAACTGGAAGAGCACAGACTCGAAGCCAGTGAGCACGCAAGCGAGGCCGAGAACCACCACGAGCGCGCCGAATCGCTCGAACAGCAGGCCGAAGAGAAACGTGAGCGACTATCCGAACTCGAAGCCGAAATCGAGAAAACCGAGTCAAGGCTCGAAGAGCGCCGGGAGAAGGTCGAGTCGCTCACGAAAGCGGTCGAATCACAACGCGAACGGTTCGAGGAGGCGCCGATCGATCCGGGAGCCGCTGACGTCCACTGTGAAGAAGTCGCGGGCGAACTCGACTCCGTGCGCGAGGAACTGGCCGAGTTATCAGCGACGATCGAACAGAAACGGGACTCGATCTCGGAGGCCGAGTCCCTCCTTGAAGCCGGCAAGTGTCCCGAGTGCGGGCAGGATGTAGCGGGCGCACCACACGTCGAGTCGATCGAAGACGACCGGGAGGAACTCGCGGAACTGGAGGCTGAGCACGAGGAGCTCGTCGACCGTCGAGAGACGCTCGAAACCAGCCTGGAGCGGGCAGAGGAACTGGTCGAGGCCGAGAGCGAGATCGAGCGGCTGACAGAGCAGCGCGACACCGTCTCACAGCTGATCGACGAGAAGGCCGAAGACGTCGAGCGAAAGCGCGAGCGTGTCGCTGAGCTCGAAGCGAATATCGAGAGGCTCGAAACCGACGCCGAGGAGGCACGAGAAGCCGCCGCCGAGGCCGAAGCCGAGGCAGCGGCATGCCGGGAGTCGATCGGCGAGGTCAACGAGAAACGCGGTGAGATCAAGGACAGGCGCCAGCGACTGGAGCGCGCGCTTGACGCTCTGGAGGCGACTGCGGATGCAGAGGCCGAGATCGAGCGCCTGCGGGAGCGGCGCGCGGACCTGGCCGACACGAACGACGAGCGTCGCCAGCGGCTGGCGGACAAGCGCGAGCGCAAGGCCGACCTCGCCGGGGCTGTCGACGAGAGCCAGATCGAGTCGGCACGAGAGGAGAAAGACCGCGCCGCCGACTACATCGAGCAAGTCGACGGCAAGCTCGAGGAGTTGCGCGAGCGTCGGGACACACTACAGAGCCGGATTGGCGGCGTAAATCGGGAGATCGAGGAGCTCGAAGAACTGCGCGAACAGCACGGGGAGTTACAGGCCACGGTCGAGCGTCTCGATTCGCTGTACGAGGAGACCGAGGAACTCGAACGAATGTACGGCACGCTCAGAGCGGAATTGCGCCAGCGCAACGTCGAGACGCTCGAACGGATGCTCAACGATACCTTCGAGTTGATCTATCAGAACGCCTCTTACGCGCGGATCGAACTCGACGGCGACTACGAGCTGACGATCTTCCAGAAGAACGGCGACGCGCTCGATCCCGAGCAGCTCTCGGGCGGTGAGCGCGCGCTGTTCAACCTCTCTCTTAGATGCGCGATCTACCGATTGCTCGCCGAAGGGATCGACGGGGCCGCACCGATGCCGCCACTCGTGCTGGACGAACCGACGGTGTTTCTCGATTCGGGGCACGTCTCACAGCTGGTCGCGCTGGTCGAGCGGATGCGCGAGTTGGGCGTCGAGCAGATTATCGTCGTCAGTCACGACGAGGAACTGATCGGCGCGGCTGACGACCTCGTGCACGTCGAGAAGGACCCGACGACCAACCGCTCGCGAGTCGATCGGATGGACGCGGCTGCGCTGGTCGAACCGACTTAA
- a CDS encoding DUF7346 family protein — protein sequence MRVVTDGDAYFVLQRVLGEDCQLRGVSSGETTTQPCESLSPATAEAALGVVAGSLKDESVTSNQAAALLLELTVDGPTSARELLDRFDVCESDLHGVATELRSAGLLEPTTVYGERGYRATSRIAEQRQDN from the coding sequence ATGCGAGTCGTCACCGACGGTGACGCCTACTTCGTGCTGCAGCGAGTGCTCGGTGAGGACTGCCAGCTTCGTGGGGTATCGTCTGGAGAAACGACGACACAACCCTGTGAATCGCTCTCTCCGGCAACCGCCGAGGCGGCGCTCGGGGTAGTTGCAGGGAGTCTCAAAGACGAGTCAGTCACCTCGAATCAGGCGGCAGCACTGTTGCTCGAACTCACAGTCGACGGACCGACCTCGGCGCGAGAACTCCTCGATCGTTTCGACGTCTGCGAGAGTGACCTCCACGGCGTGGCGACCGAACTCAGGTCGGCGGGGCTGCTCGAACCGACGACCGTCTACGGCGAGCGGGGCTACCGTGCGACCAGCCGAATCGCGGAACAGCGACAGGACAATTAA
- a CDS encoding DUF7322 domain-containing protein, whose translation MFDGSGEKSPHEPEEFDPNSLGPDIPKAPDPTSQASDIDSAVRGLFWGLVLVANVALMAASLGVMFAVFRDQWLFGGQLVLAGVILGGYVYYRVKTFQSD comes from the coding sequence ATGTTCGACGGGTCCGGCGAGAAGTCACCACACGAGCCCGAGGAGTTCGATCCGAACTCGCTCGGCCCCGACATCCCGAAAGCGCCGGATCCGACGTCACAGGCTAGCGACATCGATTCGGCAGTTCGCGGGCTCTTCTGGGGACTCGTCCTCGTCGCGAACGTCGCGCTCATGGCTGCCAGCCTGGGCGTGATGTTCGCCGTCTTTCGCGACCAGTGGCTCTTCGGGGGCCAACTGGTCCTCGCAGGGGTGATCCTCGGTGGCTACGTCTACTATCGAGTCAAAACATTCCAGTCGGACTGA
- a CDS encoding DUF7331 family protein, whose product MSNRVNAAGESDRAATPETMPGAETIECYEDDNDLVMYDAENPLAWIQADTAVEIADAV is encoded by the coding sequence ATGTCGAACCGCGTCAACGCAGCAGGTGAGTCGGATCGTGCGGCAACCCCCGAGACGATGCCCGGCGCGGAGACAATCGAATGTTACGAAGACGACAACGATCTCGTAATGTACGACGCCGAGAACCCCCTCGCCTGGATCCAGGCGGACACGGCTGTCGAGATCGCCGACGCAGTCTGA
- a CDS encoding DNA polymerase domain-containing protein, protein MSEDAQATLTGFGDGDDNRPDGEAEAVAGSDRVTADVVDADEFRYPDADGTIELSVTQVDYTIDGYGDEEFPIVHVFGRTPDRELVHVEVYEFRPYFYAPTANLDFDDLESRDRITGWEAGYESIRGEELTKIFGQTPRDVGQIRDEFDHYEADILFPNRLLIDKDITSGIRVPERRTDEETIRVPHDEIETVDVEVEPRVSTFDIEVDDRSGFPEDGEEKIICIASHDSYRDEYVLWLVDADEGGAIPDRLDGYDPLEADFEPDIRVFDEEPAMLDAFVSYLEDTDPDITTGWNFADFDAPYLIDRLEVLDPTTDYNLDYNRLSRVNEVWQSDWQGPDVKGRVVFDLLRAYKRTQFTELESYRLEAVGEQELGAGKETYTGDIGDLWEDDPERLLEYNLRDVELCVELDRKQDIIAFFEEIASFVGCKLEDAPTPGDAVDMYVLHKAHGRFALPSKGTVESGEEFEGGAVFDPITGVEEMVSVLDLKSLYPMCMVTINASPETKVDSESYDGDTFVAPNGQHFRTEPDGIIREMVTELLSEREEKKKLRNKHEPETQDYEQYDRQQASVKVVMNCFTPDTDVLTPDGVRNIRALDVGDQVYSLDPDTLEMECKPVVETQAYPDYREELVDIETSKIDFSVTPNHRMLVRKDDKNGATWDGFRFVEAGNLNEASHYEMPHDWDGPDGERLDSVDITEFLDSEYEVWVDNDDHGHTLAAEVGWYPDKMQKQGEDGTGYVFSADEFEENRSYLDENCSGFYVHAERGRKWIPRFYDGDDFLDLLAWYITEGSVYTSEDKQFGENFRGSATTIQLAQEALPDGGRDDDHAAIRALLDRIGFDPYTDDRGYQFTSKLLGDWLRKQCGADSFEKRIPEFVFELSHEQKERFLHTLIDGDGDRQPNSWRYTTSSEQLRDDVLRLCAHLGLTASVNHDSGSWRIYCTENAKNSFRMHRSGGTSTADDGVYCVTVADNNTLLAGRNGKFQWVGQSLYGVSGWDRFRLYDKDNAAAVTATGRAVIDHTEDAVEDLGYEVAYGDTDSVMISLKDEASSVQDAIDQSFEIEKAINASYDEFARENLDAEEHRFQIEFEKLYRRFFQAGKKKRYAGHIVWKEGKEVDDVDITGFEYQRSDIAGITKEVQLKVLEMIVKEGDIEGVTDYLNGVIEDFLTGNMDYEKVAIPGGIGKRLDNYDTDTAQVRGAKYANLLLGTNFQRGSKPKRLYLQKVHPEFFRRVEREMGLDPAEDVLYGEFKRDPDVICFEYDEQIPEEFEVDWEKMLDKTLKGPIARVIEALGISWDEVKSGQEQTGLGQFM, encoded by the coding sequence ATGAGTGAAGACGCGCAGGCGACCCTTACCGGGTTCGGTGACGGCGACGACAATCGCCCGGATGGCGAAGCCGAGGCGGTCGCCGGAAGCGATCGTGTCACGGCAGACGTCGTCGACGCCGACGAGTTTCGCTATCCCGACGCCGACGGAACGATCGAGCTCTCGGTGACCCAGGTCGACTACACCATCGACGGCTACGGCGACGAGGAGTTCCCAATCGTCCACGTTTTCGGCCGAACGCCCGATCGTGAACTGGTGCACGTCGAAGTCTACGAATTCCGTCCCTACTTCTACGCCCCGACCGCGAATCTGGACTTCGACGACCTCGAATCCCGGGATCGAATCACGGGCTGGGAGGCCGGCTACGAGTCGATCCGCGGCGAGGAGCTGACCAAAATCTTCGGCCAGACCCCACGCGACGTCGGGCAGATCCGCGACGAATTCGACCACTACGAGGCCGACATCCTCTTCCCGAACCGCCTGCTCATCGACAAGGACATCACCAGCGGGATCCGCGTCCCCGAGCGACGGACGGACGAGGAGACGATCCGCGTTCCACACGACGAGATCGAGACCGTCGACGTCGAGGTCGAACCCCGCGTCTCGACGTTCGACATCGAGGTCGACGACCGCTCCGGATTTCCCGAGGACGGCGAAGAGAAAATCATCTGTATCGCCAGCCACGATTCCTACCGCGACGAGTACGTCCTCTGGCTAGTCGACGCCGACGAGGGCGGTGCGATCCCCGACCGGCTCGACGGCTACGATCCACTCGAAGCTGATTTCGAGCCCGACATCCGGGTCTTCGACGAGGAGCCCGCCATGCTCGATGCGTTCGTCTCGTATCTCGAAGATACCGATCCGGACATAACGACTGGGTGGAATTTCGCCGACTTCGACGCACCCTATCTCATCGACCGGCTCGAAGTGCTCGACCCGACGACCGACTACAATCTGGATTACAATCGCCTCTCGCGAGTAAACGAGGTCTGGCAGAGCGACTGGCAGGGGCCGGACGTGAAAGGTCGTGTGGTTTTCGACCTCCTGCGGGCCTACAAACGGACGCAGTTCACCGAACTCGAATCCTACCGACTCGAAGCCGTCGGCGAACAGGAACTCGGTGCCGGCAAGGAGACCTACACTGGGGATATCGGCGACCTCTGGGAAGACGACCCCGAGCGCCTGCTGGAGTACAACCTCCGGGACGTCGAGTTGTGTGTCGAACTCGATCGCAAACAGGACATCATTGCCTTCTTCGAAGAGATTGCCTCGTTCGTGGGGTGTAAACTCGAAGACGCGCCCACGCCCGGCGACGCCGTCGACATGTACGTCCTACACAAGGCCCACGGCCGGTTCGCCCTGCCCTCGAAAGGCACCGTCGAGTCCGGCGAAGAGTTCGAAGGCGGCGCCGTCTTCGACCCCATCACCGGCGTCGAGGAGATGGTCTCGGTGCTTGACCTGAAGTCGCTGTACCCGATGTGCATGGTGACGATCAACGCTTCACCGGAGACGAAAGTCGACTCCGAGAGTTACGACGGCGACACCTTCGTCGCACCCAACGGCCAGCACTTCCGAACGGAACCGGACGGGATCATCCGGGAGATGGTTACGGAATTACTATCAGAGCGTGAAGAGAAAAAGAAACTCCGAAACAAGCACGAGCCTGAAACACAGGATTACGAGCAATATGACCGTCAGCAGGCTAGTGTCAAAGTTGTTATGAATTGTTTCACTCCAGACACCGACGTATTGACCCCGGACGGTGTCAGGAATATCAGGGCGCTGGACGTCGGAGATCAGGTGTACTCTCTTGATCCGGACACCCTGGAAATGGAGTGCAAACCGGTGGTCGAGACGCAGGCCTATCCAGACTATCGCGAAGAATTGGTCGATATCGAGACGAGCAAGATAGATTTCAGTGTGACTCCCAACCACCGGATGCTAGTGCGCAAGGACGACAAAAACGGCGCTACGTGGGACGGATTCCGGTTCGTCGAGGCCGGTAATCTCAACGAAGCATCCCACTACGAGATGCCCCACGACTGGGACGGTCCTGATGGGGAACGGCTCGACTCCGTCGACATCACTGAGTTCCTAGACAGCGAGTACGAAGTGTGGGTCGACAACGACGACCATGGTCATACCCTTGCCGCAGAAGTCGGGTGGTATCCGGACAAGATGCAGAAACAGGGTGAGGACGGAACTGGGTACGTGTTCTCCGCCGACGAGTTCGAAGAGAATCGCTCGTATCTCGACGAAAACTGTTCGGGATTCTACGTTCACGCCGAACGGGGCCGGAAGTGGATTCCACGCTTCTACGACGGTGACGATTTCCTCGACCTGCTAGCCTGGTACATCACTGAAGGATCTGTCTACACCTCCGAAGACAAACAGTTCGGAGAGAACTTCCGGGGGAGTGCAACGACTATCCAACTGGCACAGGAAGCACTTCCAGACGGTGGTAGAGACGACGACCACGCGGCTATCAGGGCGTTGCTCGACAGAATCGGATTCGACCCATACACAGATGACCGAGGCTACCAGTTCACCTCGAAGCTTCTCGGCGACTGGTTGCGAAAGCAGTGCGGGGCCGACAGCTTCGAGAAGCGGATCCCTGAGTTCGTTTTCGAGTTGAGCCACGAACAGAAAGAACGATTCCTGCACACGCTGATCGACGGCGATGGTGACCGACAGCCCAACAGCTGGCGCTACACGACGTCCAGCGAACAGCTTCGGGACGATGTGTTACGTCTCTGTGCGCATCTCGGACTCACTGCGAGCGTCAATCACGATAGCGGGTCCTGGAGAATCTACTGCACCGAGAACGCCAAGAACAGTTTCCGGATGCACCGCTCTGGAGGAACAAGTACAGCCGATGACGGAGTGTACTGCGTAACTGTCGCGGACAACAATACGCTTCTGGCGGGCCGTAACGGGAAATTCCAGTGGGTTGGCCAGTCGCTCTACGGCGTTTCGGGCTGGGATCGATTCCGCCTGTACGACAAGGACAACGCTGCCGCCGTGACGGCGACCGGACGGGCCGTCATCGACCACACTGAAGACGCTGTCGAGGACCTGGGCTACGAGGTGGCCTACGGAGACACCGACTCCGTCATGATCAGTCTCAAAGACGAGGCATCCTCGGTACAGGACGCCATCGATCAGTCCTTCGAGATTGAGAAGGCGATCAACGCTTCGTACGACGAGTTCGCCCGCGAGAATCTGGATGCCGAGGAACACCGCTTCCAGATCGAGTTCGAGAAGCTCTACCGACGCTTCTTCCAGGCCGGCAAGAAGAAACGCTACGCCGGCCACATCGTCTGGAAAGAGGGGAAAGAGGTCGACGACGTCGACATCACGGGCTTCGAGTACCAGCGCTCGGACATCGCGGGCATCACGAAGGAGGTCCAGCTCAAGGTACTCGAGATGATCGTCAAAGAGGGTGATATCGAGGGCGTGACCGACTATCTCAACGGCGTCATCGAGGATTTCCTGACGGGCAACATGGACTACGAGAAGGTTGCGATTCCGGGCGGCATCGGCAAGCGCCTGGACAACTACGATACCGACACGGCGCAGGTCCGAGGCGCGAAGTACGCCAATCTCCTGCTGGGGACGAACTTCCAGCGCGGGAGCAAGCCAAAACGACTCTACCTGCAGAAGGTCCACCCCGAGTTCTTCCGCCGCGTCGAGCGCGAGATGGGGCTCGATCCCGCCGAGGACGTCCTCTACGGGGAGTTCAAACGCGACCCCGACGTGATCTGCTTCGAGTACGACGAGCAGATTCCCGAGGAGTTCGAGGTCGACTGGGAGAAGATGCTCGACAAGACTCTGAAGGGGCCGATCGCCAGGGTCATCGAGGCACTTGGAATCTCGTGGGACGAGGTCAAGAGCGGCCAGGAGCAGACCGGACTCGGCCAGTTCATGTAA